In Thermomonas paludicola, the following are encoded in one genomic region:
- a CDS encoding 3-hydroxyacyl-CoA dehydrogenase/enoyl-CoA hydratase family protein → MSQKLLVRRAAILGAGVMGAQIAAHLTNAGVDTVLFDLPAKDGPADGIVLKAIANLGKLSPAPLASKALAEAITPANYDSGLQQLRDCDLIIEAIAERMDWKQDLYKKIAPFVADHAVLASNTSGLGINKLADVLPEQLRHRFCGVHFFNPPRYMHLAELIPARTTDAVVLEGLETFLTTTLGKGVVYAKDTPNFIGNRIGVFSILSTIHHTQQFGLGFDEVDGLTGPLVGRPKSATYRTSDVVGLDTMAHVIKTMGDTLPDDPWHRYFKSPAWLDALIGKGALGQKAGAGIFRKVGKDIVVLDLQQQDYRAADRSAAPEVVEILKIRNPAEKFAKLRESQHPQAQFLWACFRDLFHYSACHLADIAETARDVDLAIRWGYGWSMGPFETWQASGWKQVAQWIADDIVAGKSMSSAPLPDWVFDGRDGVHAAEGSYSPSRNATLPRSSLPVYQRQRFPDPLLGERFSAGETVFENDGVRMWHDGDGIAVVGFKTKMNTVSDQVLDGLQEAISIAEKDFQGLVLWQQKEPFSAGADLAGALGALQAGKLELFESMVENFQRTSQRIKYSLVPVVAAVRGLALGGGCEFQMHSARTVAHLESYIGLVEAGVGLLPAGGGLKELAVRASQAAGPGGDVFAELKKTFETIAMAKVSNSAVNAKELGLLRDTDRVAYNAHELLHIAKAQARALAEAGYRPPLPARRIQVAGDVGISTFKMMLVNMLEGRFISAYDYEIAERIATILCGGNVDRGARVDEEWLLTLERKHFVELAQQEKTQARIAHMLKTGKPLRN, encoded by the coding sequence ATGTCGCAGAAACTGCTTGTGCGCCGCGCCGCCATCCTTGGCGCCGGCGTGATGGGCGCGCAGATCGCCGCCCACCTGACCAATGCCGGTGTGGACACCGTGCTGTTCGACCTGCCTGCCAAAGACGGGCCGGCCGATGGCATCGTGCTCAAGGCCATCGCCAACCTCGGCAAGCTCAGCCCGGCCCCGCTGGCGAGCAAGGCACTGGCCGAAGCCATCACCCCGGCCAACTACGACAGCGGGCTGCAACAGCTTCGCGATTGCGACCTGATCATCGAGGCCATCGCCGAACGGATGGACTGGAAGCAGGATCTGTACAAGAAGATCGCCCCGTTCGTGGCCGATCATGCGGTGCTGGCTTCCAACACCTCGGGCCTGGGCATCAACAAGCTGGCCGACGTGCTGCCCGAACAGCTGCGCCATCGCTTCTGCGGCGTGCATTTCTTCAACCCGCCGCGCTACATGCACCTGGCCGAGTTGATTCCGGCCAGGACCACCGATGCCGTCGTGCTGGAAGGGCTGGAAACCTTCCTGACCACCACGCTGGGCAAGGGCGTGGTGTACGCCAAGGACACCCCGAACTTCATCGGCAACCGCATCGGCGTGTTTTCGATCCTGTCCACCATCCACCACACCCAGCAGTTCGGGCTGGGCTTCGATGAAGTGGATGGCCTGACCGGGCCGCTGGTCGGGCGCCCGAAGTCGGCGACCTACCGCACCTCCGACGTGGTGGGCCTGGACACCATGGCCCACGTCATCAAGACCATGGGCGACACCCTGCCCGACGATCCGTGGCACCGCTACTTCAAGTCGCCGGCATGGCTGGATGCGCTGATTGGCAAGGGCGCACTGGGCCAGAAGGCCGGCGCCGGCATCTTCCGCAAGGTCGGCAAGGACATCGTGGTGCTGGACCTGCAACAGCAGGACTACCGCGCCGCTGACCGCAGTGCCGCGCCGGAGGTGGTCGAGATCCTGAAAATCCGCAACCCGGCGGAAAAGTTCGCCAAGCTGCGCGAAAGCCAGCACCCGCAGGCGCAGTTCCTGTGGGCCTGTTTCCGCGATTTGTTCCATTACAGCGCCTGCCATCTGGCCGACATTGCCGAGACCGCGCGCGACGTTGACCTGGCCATTCGCTGGGGCTACGGCTGGTCGATGGGCCCGTTTGAAACCTGGCAAGCCTCCGGCTGGAAGCAGGTGGCGCAGTGGATCGCCGATGACATCGTGGCCGGCAAGAGCATGAGCAGCGCGCCGCTGCCGGACTGGGTGTTCGACGGCCGCGACGGCGTGCATGCCGCAGAAGGAAGCTACAGCCCATCGCGCAATGCCACGCTGCCGCGCTCGTCGCTGCCGGTGTACCAGCGCCAACGTTTCCCCGATCCGCTGCTGGGTGAACGCTTCAGCGCGGGCGAAACCGTGTTTGAAAACGACGGCGTGCGCATGTGGCACGACGGTGACGGCATCGCCGTGGTCGGCTTCAAGACCAAGATGAACACCGTCTCCGACCAGGTGCTGGATGGCCTGCAGGAAGCCATTTCCATCGCGGAGAAGGACTTCCAGGGGCTGGTCCTGTGGCAGCAGAAGGAGCCGTTCTCCGCCGGTGCCGACCTGGCCGGCGCGCTGGGCGCGCTGCAGGCCGGCAAGCTTGAACTGTTCGAGTCGATGGTGGAGAACTTCCAGCGCACCAGCCAGCGCATCAAGTATTCGCTGGTGCCGGTGGTTGCCGCCGTGCGCGGATTGGCGCTGGGCGGCGGCTGCGAGTTCCAGATGCACAGTGCGCGCACGGTAGCGCACCTGGAAAGCTACATCGGCCTTGTGGAAGCGGGCGTGGGCCTGCTGCCTGCGGGCGGCGGCCTGAAGGAACTGGCGGTGCGCGCGTCGCAGGCCGCAGGCCCGGGCGGCGACGTGTTCGCCGAACTGAAGAAGACCTTCGAAACCATCGCCATGGCCAAGGTGTCCAATTCCGCCGTCAATGCCAAGGAACTTGGCCTGTTGCGCGACACCGACAGGGTGGCCTACAACGCCCACGAACTCCTGCACATCGCCAAGGCGCAGGCGCGCGCGCTGGCCGAGGCCGGCTATCGCCCGCCGCTGCCCGCCCGCCGCATCCAGGTGGCCGGCGATGTCGGCATTTCCACCTTCAAGATGATGCTGGTCAACATGCTGGAAGGTCGTTTCATCAGCGCCTACGACTACGAGATCGCCGAACGCATCGCCACCATCCTGTGCGGCGGCAACGTGGATCGCGGCGCACGGGTGGACGAGGAGTGGCTGCTCACGCTCGAGCGCAAGCACTTCGTCGAACTGGCGCAGCAGGAAAAGACCCAGGCCCGCATCGCGCACATGCTCAAGACCGGCAAGCCGCTGCGGAACTGA
- a CDS encoding TetR/AcrR family transcriptional regulator, translating into MSLPHFSTKDRILHAAEELFAQQGFASTSLRQVTSRADVNIAAVNYHFGSKDNLVNEVFRRRMDEMSQRRLDALHAALEQSPGQLEPILAAFVEPALAMARDRNGGGAFIRVIARAYAESNAGLRKFLSDQYGHVPREFAKAIAACVPSLGKEELYWRLDFLSGALTYAMADFGLIKRPAGVTEAAHRQRAAKALIRFVSAGFNADAT; encoded by the coding sequence ATGAGCCTGCCGCACTTCTCGACCAAAGATCGAATCCTGCATGCGGCCGAAGAGCTGTTCGCCCAGCAGGGCTTTGCCTCCACTTCGCTGCGCCAGGTCACCAGTCGCGCCGACGTCAATATCGCCGCGGTCAATTACCACTTCGGCAGCAAGGACAATCTGGTCAACGAAGTGTTCCGGCGGCGCATGGACGAGATGAGCCAGCGGCGCCTGGACGCGCTGCACGCCGCGCTGGAACAGTCCCCGGGGCAGCTGGAGCCGATTCTTGCCGCGTTCGTGGAGCCCGCGCTGGCGATGGCCCGCGACCGCAACGGCGGCGGCGCCTTCATCCGGGTCATCGCGCGCGCTTACGCCGAGAGCAACGCCGGCCTGCGCAAGTTCCTTTCCGACCAGTACGGCCACGTGCCGCGCGAATTTGCCAAGGCAATTGCCGCCTGCGTGCCATCGCTGGGCAAGGAAGAGCTGTACTGGCGGCTGGACTTCCTGTCGGGCGCACTGACTTACGCCATGGCGGATTTCGGCTTGATCAAGCGCCCGGCCGGGGTCACTGAAGCCGCCCACCGGCAGCGCGCCGCCAAGGCATTGATCCGTTTCGTTTCTGCCGGCTTCAACGCCGACGCCACCTGA
- a CDS encoding UbiA prenyltransferase family protein — MLRRFLALSRSTHGVLDIAMPGFVALLWLGHFPSWKVLGLCLLTALAGYTAIYALNDLIGVKDDKEKVAGGLKAGYAVEASQMRYPLAQNLISMKGAVAWFALWFAVAVAGIWLLNPMILAILLGATVLEVVYVKLLKVTWWRTVVSGLVKSAGPVAAVFAVVPQPSWAGLALMLAWLMPWEIGGQNIPADWNDIEEDRRIGARTIPLVFGLRAAGVLTCLLLALTVAFSLLLPRLSPLALGWPFQLALLLAGLVLLLLPALRVTRSLDGRQAARLFDHASLYPLALLAIVTVFVLLG, encoded by the coding sequence ATGCTTCGACGTTTCCTTGCGCTGTCGCGCTCCACCCATGGGGTGCTGGACATCGCCATGCCGGGCTTCGTCGCCCTGCTGTGGCTGGGGCATTTCCCGTCTTGGAAGGTGCTTGGGCTGTGCCTGTTGACGGCGCTGGCCGGCTATACCGCGATCTACGCGCTCAATGATTTGATCGGGGTGAAGGACGACAAGGAAAAGGTGGCCGGCGGGCTCAAGGCCGGCTATGCGGTGGAAGCCTCGCAGATGCGCTACCCGCTGGCGCAGAACCTGATCAGCATGAAGGGCGCCGTGGCCTGGTTTGCGCTGTGGTTTGCGGTGGCCGTCGCCGGCATCTGGCTGCTGAACCCGATGATCCTGGCAATCCTGCTGGGCGCCACGGTGCTGGAGGTGGTGTACGTCAAATTGTTGAAGGTCACCTGGTGGCGCACCGTGGTCAGCGGGCTGGTGAAATCCGCCGGCCCGGTGGCGGCGGTGTTCGCGGTGGTTCCCCAGCCCTCGTGGGCGGGGCTGGCGCTGATGCTGGCGTGGCTGATGCCGTGGGAGATCGGCGGGCAGAACATCCCGGCCGACTGGAACGACATCGAGGAAGACCGCCGTATCGGGGCGCGCACCATTCCGCTGGTCTTCGGCCTGCGCGCGGCCGGCGTGCTGACCTGCCTGCTGCTGGCGCTGACCGTGGCTTTCAGCTTGCTGCTGCCGAGGCTTTCGCCGCTTGCGCTGGGCTGGCCGTTCCAGCTGGCGCTGCTGCTGGCCGGGCTGGTCTTGCTGCTGTTGCCGGCCCTGCGCGTGACGCGCAGCCTGGACGGTCGCCAGGCCGCGCGCCTGTTCGATCACGCCAGTCTGTACCCGTTGGCCCTGCTGGCCATCGTGACCGTTTTCGTGCTGCTGGGCTGA
- the ubiG gene encoding bifunctional 2-polyprenyl-6-hydroxyphenol methylase/3-demethylubiquinol 3-O-methyltransferase UbiG — MNASQNVDAAEIAHFNRIAQLWWDPAGKMGQLHAINDLRLNFITDRIATASPRVVDVGCGGGILTEALHKAGARVTGIDLSELSLKVARQHAEASGLDIDYRYMNVETLAQEEAGTFDAVTCMEMLEHVPHPDQIIAACAKLLKPGGVAFFSTINRTFKAFAFAIVAGEYILGLLPRGTHTYAKLIRPDELRRWSAASGLQFSAVASLMYNPLTRRFRVAPNREDINYMACFANKE; from the coding sequence ATGAACGCATCGCAGAATGTTGACGCCGCGGAAATCGCCCACTTCAACCGCATCGCCCAGCTGTGGTGGGACCCGGCCGGCAAGATGGGGCAACTGCATGCGATCAACGACCTGCGCCTGAACTTCATCACCGACCGCATTGCCACCGCCAGCCCGCGCGTGGTGGACGTGGGCTGCGGCGGCGGCATCCTGACCGAAGCGCTGCACAAGGCCGGCGCGCGGGTCACCGGCATCGACCTGTCCGAGCTGTCGCTGAAAGTCGCGCGCCAGCACGCCGAGGCAAGCGGGCTGGACATCGACTACCGCTACATGAACGTGGAAACGCTGGCACAGGAAGAAGCCGGCACCTTCGATGCGGTGACCTGCATGGAAATGCTGGAGCACGTGCCGCATCCGGATCAGATCATCGCCGCCTGCGCCAAATTGCTGAAGCCCGGCGGGGTGGCGTTTTTCTCCACGATCAATCGCACCTTCAAGGCGTTCGCGTTTGCCATCGTGGCCGGCGAATACATCCTGGGCCTGTTGCCGCGCGGCACCCACACCTACGCCAAGCTGATTCGTCCGGATGAGCTGCGCCGCTGGAGCGCCGCGTCGGGGCTGCAGTTCAGCGCCGTGGCCAGCCTCATGTACAACCCGCTGACACGCCGCTTCCGGGTTGCGCCAAACCGCGAAGACATCAACTACATGGCCTGCTTCGCCAACAAGGAGTGA
- a CDS encoding sedoheptulose 7-phosphate cyclase: MRSTPGTRWRVSETRQIEYDLLNVDDVFDPGNAALLSIGRIHGGRRFVVVDDCVYRHHGERLHAYFAHHEVQARIVPVAGGEAGKSMDTWQSLLRALDDFPIHRRDEPIIAIGGGVLTDVVGFVASSYRRGVPHVKVPTTLMGYVDASVGIKTGVNFNGFKNRIGSFEPPARVLLDRRLLATLEPRHLRNGMCEIIKLAVIKDAGLFQQLETFGAAGMASAFQGAQSAHILDRAIEGMLEELAPNLYEDELARKVDFGHTFSYGLETRHEEHLLHGEAVLLDILASTAIACGRGLLGEADATRILALVATLGITPAIELLDVELMWQSLQDRIEHRNGRQHVPLPSAIGACVFADDITRAELAASIHTLTAWTQPQT; this comes from the coding sequence ATGAGAAGCACGCCAGGCACGCGCTGGCGGGTGAGCGAGACGCGCCAGATCGAGTACGACCTGCTCAACGTGGACGACGTGTTCGATCCGGGCAATGCCGCCCTGCTCTCGATCGGTCGCATCCACGGTGGCCGCCGCTTCGTGGTGGTGGACGATTGCGTGTATCGCCATCACGGCGAGCGCCTGCATGCCTATTTCGCCCACCATGAAGTGCAGGCGCGGATCGTTCCGGTTGCCGGCGGCGAGGCCGGGAAATCCATGGATACCTGGCAGTCGCTGTTGCGCGCGCTGGACGACTTCCCCATCCATCGCCGCGACGAGCCCATCATCGCCATCGGCGGCGGCGTGCTGACCGACGTGGTCGGCTTCGTGGCCTCCAGCTACCGGCGCGGCGTCCCGCACGTGAAGGTACCCACCACCCTGATGGGCTATGTGGATGCCTCGGTCGGCATCAAGACCGGAGTCAATTTCAACGGGTTCAAGAACCGCATCGGCAGTTTCGAACCGCCGGCGCGGGTGCTGCTGGATCGACGCTTGCTGGCCACGCTGGAGCCCCGCCATTTGCGCAACGGCATGTGCGAGATCATCAAACTGGCGGTGATCAAGGATGCCGGGCTGTTCCAGCAGCTGGAAACCTTCGGCGCAGCCGGCATGGCCTCGGCGTTCCAGGGCGCGCAGAGCGCGCACATCCTCGATCGCGCCATCGAAGGCATGCTGGAAGAACTGGCCCCGAACCTCTACGAAGACGAGCTGGCGCGCAAAGTCGATTTCGGCCACACCTTCAGTTACGGCCTGGAAACCCGCCACGAGGAGCACCTGCTGCACGGCGAGGCGGTGCTGCTGGACATCCTGGCCTCCACTGCCATTGCATGCGGCCGCGGGCTGCTGGGCGAAGCCGATGCCACGCGCATCCTGGCCCTGGTCGCCACGCTGGGCATCACGCCTGCGATCGAACTCCTGGACGTCGAGTTGATGTGGCAATCGCTGCAGGACCGCATCGAGCACCGCAACGGCCGGCAGCATGTGCCGCTGCCCTCGGCAATCGGCGCCTGCGTGTTCGCCGATGACATCACCCGCGCCGAGCTCGCCGCTTCAATCCACACCTTGACCGCATGGACACAGCCCCAGACATGA